The following coding sequences are from one Acidisarcina sp. window:
- a CDS encoding tetratricopeptide repeat protein gives MTKIDMLQQILTMNPMDSFARYGLAMEYANSGDVTAALAEFDRLATDHPDYTPGYFMCAQTLAKAGRIDEAKERLKAGIASAVRTRNTHAEGEMQDMLDDLEN, from the coding sequence ATGACCAAAATCGACATGTTGCAGCAGATTCTCACCATGAACCCCATGGACAGCTTTGCCCGCTATGGGCTGGCGATGGAGTACGCCAACAGCGGCGACGTGACGGCTGCATTGGCAGAGTTTGACCGCCTCGCAACGGATCACCCCGACTACACGCCGGGATACTTCATGTGTGCCCAGACGCTGGCCAAGGCCGGACGCATCGACGAAGCTAAGGAGCGCCTGAAGGCTGGTATCGCAAGCGCGGTTCGAACCCGCAACACGCATGCCGAGGGCGAAATGCAGGATATGCTCGACGATCTGGAGAATTAA
- the hrcA gene encoding heat-inducible transcriptional repressor HrcA — MSAEVRISPRERLVLTAIVETYIATGEPVASQTVARHFGSKDGMSSATIRNVMASLGEAGLLEQPHTSAGRIPTAQAFRFYVEQLSGLSRLAPGSLTPEQREQIADSFAGVHGSQQFLERTSHVLALLSSGVGVALASGTEAHSLEHIHFTRLSARRVLAVLVTMAGAVLDRVLVLDRDLAHAELEVAARFLNENFHGWSIERIRVDLTHRVEAERNEYDRLMSSVEELCRKGAFAAEFADQSIFVEGVGNLVASEMDRERLRQLLGALETKQRLIELLNAYVDSRQQAVRVVVGLEDSIPEMSNIVLFGAPVHLGAESFGTVAVIGPTRIQYQETINAVSYIAQLSERILQAPQQ; from the coding sequence ATGTCTGCTGAGGTTCGAATCAGTCCCAGGGAACGACTTGTACTCACGGCAATCGTCGAGACGTACATCGCGACCGGAGAGCCGGTGGCCTCGCAAACCGTTGCCCGCCACTTTGGCAGCAAAGATGGTATGAGTTCCGCGACGATCCGCAATGTCATGGCGAGTCTGGGCGAAGCGGGTCTGCTGGAGCAGCCGCACACATCCGCGGGGCGCATCCCTACGGCACAGGCATTCCGCTTTTATGTAGAGCAACTCAGTGGTTTATCGCGGCTTGCGCCCGGCAGCCTGACGCCGGAGCAGCGCGAGCAGATCGCAGACAGCTTTGCGGGGGTTCACGGCAGCCAGCAGTTTCTTGAGCGTACCTCCCACGTGCTGGCCTTGCTGTCGAGCGGTGTGGGTGTAGCGCTCGCATCCGGCACAGAGGCTCATTCGCTGGAGCATATTCACTTCACCCGGCTGAGCGCGAGACGCGTGCTTGCGGTCCTGGTGACGATGGCGGGAGCGGTGCTCGACCGGGTTCTGGTGTTGGATCGCGACCTGGCCCATGCCGAGCTTGAGGTTGCCGCGCGCTTTCTGAATGAGAATTTTCACGGCTGGTCCATCGAGCGCATTCGCGTGGATCTGACGCATCGCGTGGAAGCCGAGCGGAATGAGTATGACCGGCTCATGTCCTCGGTGGAAGAGCTATGCCGCAAAGGAGCCTTTGCCGCGGAGTTTGCGGACCAGAGTATCTTTGTGGAGGGTGTCGGCAACCTGGTCGCGAGCGAGATGGATCGCGAACGGTTGCGTCAGTTGCTGGGGGCCCTGGAGACGAAGCAGCGTCTGATCGAGTTGCTGAATGCTTATGTTGACTCACGCCAGCAGGCAGTGCGGGTGGTCGTGGGGCTTGAAGATTCCATCCCGGAGATGAGTAACATCGTGCTTTTTGGCGCTCCGGTGCATCTGGGCGCGGAGAGCTTCGGTACAGTCGCCGTAATCGGTCCTACGCGCATCCAGTATCAAGAGACGATCAATGCGGTTTCGTATATCGCGCAGCTTTCTGAACGCATCCTGCAGGCGCCCCAGCAGTGA
- a CDS encoding acyl-CoA thioesterase produces MDFADHPLPIRTVADSQSEMTELILPNDTNTLGNLLGGRLMHFIDLVGAMAAYRHSRTHVVTAAMEHIDFIAPVHVGDLLILKSSMNRAFNTSMEVGVKVWVENTLAGVHRHVASAYLTFVAIDSQGRRVPIPRLQPETQEEERRFEDAGRRREHRQSERERKRASLPPEKEMQGAVRPGKL; encoded by the coding sequence ATGGATTTTGCCGATCATCCCCTCCCCATCCGCACGGTGGCGGACTCGCAGTCTGAGATGACCGAACTGATTTTGCCGAATGATACCAATACCCTCGGCAATCTGCTCGGCGGAAGGCTCATGCACTTCATCGATCTGGTCGGAGCCATGGCCGCCTACCGGCACTCGCGCACCCATGTCGTGACCGCTGCCATGGAGCACATCGACTTCATCGCCCCGGTGCATGTCGGGGACCTGCTGATTTTGAAGTCGTCCATGAATCGGGCCTTCAACACCTCGATGGAAGTGGGGGTCAAGGTCTGGGTGGAGAATACCCTGGCTGGAGTTCATCGCCACGTGGCGAGCGCCTATCTCACATTCGTCGCCATTGATTCGCAGGGGCGCCGCGTTCCCATACCACGGCTTCAGCCGGAGACGCAGGAGGAGGAACGGCGGTTTGAAGACGCCGGCCGGCGCAGGGAGCATCGCCAGTCCGAACGGGAGCGCAAGCGCGCGAGCCTGCCTCCGGAAAAGGAAATGCAAGGGGCGGTGCGCCCGGGGAAATTGTAA
- a CDS encoding Mrp/NBP35 family ATP-binding protein has translation MATPPAPQPLPGVANIIAIGSGKGGVGKTTLSVNIAVALAKLGFRVGLIDADIYGPNVPLMLGTGAQPRIKENNQIEPNTAHGVKVMSIGFISPGDKPLVMRGPMLHQIIRQFLHQVDWGELDFLLIDLPPGTGDVVISLVQTVPLTGAVVVSTPSDVSLQDARKAVEMFHQVNVDILGIVENMSHFTCPHCHEVIDIFARGGADRMAKQFNVPFLGSIELVPEIREGGDTGMPVALGGPESAQGKEFFAVAEKLVERAKAQSSKAENIFEIS, from the coding sequence ATGGCAACACCTCCAGCACCGCAGCCGCTCCCCGGAGTGGCCAACATCATCGCAATCGGATCGGGCAAGGGCGGAGTGGGAAAGACCACGCTGTCTGTCAACATTGCCGTGGCACTGGCAAAGCTCGGCTTCCGCGTGGGATTGATTGACGCCGATATCTACGGCCCGAACGTGCCACTCATGCTGGGCACCGGCGCCCAGCCACGCATCAAAGAAAACAATCAGATCGAACCCAATACGGCTCATGGCGTGAAGGTCATGTCGATCGGCTTCATCTCGCCGGGAGACAAGCCGCTGGTGATGCGCGGACCCATGCTTCACCAGATCATCCGCCAGTTTCTGCACCAGGTGGACTGGGGCGAGTTGGACTTCCTTCTGATCGATCTGCCGCCAGGAACGGGAGACGTCGTTATCTCGCTGGTGCAGACCGTTCCCTTGACCGGCGCCGTCGTCGTATCCACTCCTTCGGATGTGTCGCTGCAGGATGCGCGCAAGGCGGTGGAGATGTTCCACCAGGTCAACGTCGATATCCTCGGCATCGTGGAAAACATGAGCCACTTCACCTGCCCGCACTGCCACGAGGTTATTGATATCTTTGCCCGCGGCGGGGCGGATCGCATGGCGAAGCAGTTCAACGTTCCGTTCCTCGGATCGATCGAGCTGGTGCCGGAGATACGCGAGGGGGGCGACACGGGAATGCCCGTGGCTCTTGGCGGTCCGGAATCGGCCCAGGGCAAAGAGTTCTTTGCCGTCGCGGAAAAGCTCGTCGAGCGTGCCAAGGCGCAATCGAGCAAGGCCGAGAACATCTTTGAGATCAGCTAG
- a CDS encoding nucleotide exchange factor GrpE, whose translation MSTTQKPSDGKIEALLNTDPASDPAEDVVSGMEAGEGPATVTEMPLSGAAVPQEEYERIKAERDQLFDRLARLQAEFDNARKREAKERTEFRDYAIGNAVAQFLPVLDNFQLALNANGSAEQLRGGVELIVKQMEEALKSLNVVPVETVGEQFDPHVHEALGTVESEDVPDQQIVDEIRRGYRIRDRLLRPAMVRVAHNPKQKEA comes from the coding sequence ATGTCAACAACACAAAAGCCGTCCGATGGAAAAATTGAAGCACTGCTGAACACGGATCCCGCCTCAGATCCCGCGGAGGATGTGGTCAGTGGAATGGAGGCCGGCGAAGGGCCGGCAACCGTTACAGAGATGCCGCTCTCGGGAGCCGCTGTTCCACAAGAGGAGTATGAGCGGATCAAGGCCGAGCGCGATCAGCTCTTCGACCGGCTTGCACGCCTGCAGGCGGAGTTCGACAACGCCCGCAAGCGGGAGGCGAAGGAGCGCACGGAATTTCGCGACTACGCTATCGGGAATGCGGTCGCGCAGTTTCTTCCGGTCCTCGATAATTTTCAGCTGGCTCTCAATGCCAACGGCTCGGCAGAGCAGCTTCGCGGCGGAGTGGAGCTGATCGTCAAGCAGATGGAAGAAGCTCTGAAATCTCTCAACGTTGTTCCCGTGGAAACAGTAGGGGAACAGTTTGATCCGCATGTCCATGAGGCGCTTGGCACCGTAGAAAGCGAAGATGTGCCGGATCAGCAGATCGTCGATGAAATTCGGCGCGGTTACCGCATCCGTGATCGCCTGCTGCGCCCGGCGATGGTTCGTGTAGCCCATAATCCGAAGCAGAAAGAAGCATGA
- the dnaJ gene encoding molecular chaperone DnaJ, translating to MSRTDNVTKTDFYELLGVSRDATDQEIKTAYRKLAMQHHPDRNPDNPESEEKFKEASEAYQVLSDSEKRAAYDRYGHAAFNGGGGGGNPFAGAQDIGDIFGDIFGEMFNMGGQGRRPSRVQRGQDLRYDMTIEFVEAAFGKDAEIQIRRLEACADCHGTGTASGRGPVTCRQCQGRGQVRYQQGFFSIARTCSACGGVGTVISDPCSTCKGDTRVHREHMIQVKIPAGVEDGTRIRYQAEGDAGRFGGPNGDLYIFLTVKPHAFFERDGNDLHCILPISFPQAALGAELDIPTLEGESKLKIPEGTQSGKEFRIRSKGIPYLNEHGRGDLIVQVMVQTPKKLNKVQRELVRQLADTLKVENTPTSRGLFEKMKELFS from the coding sequence ATGAGCAGAACAGACAACGTGACCAAAACCGACTTTTATGAACTGCTGGGCGTGTCCCGCGATGCCACGGATCAAGAGATCAAAACGGCGTATCGCAAACTAGCCATGCAGCATCATCCGGATCGGAATCCGGATAATCCAGAATCTGAAGAGAAGTTCAAGGAAGCCAGCGAGGCCTACCAGGTCCTCTCCGACTCAGAAAAACGCGCGGCTTACGATCGATATGGGCATGCTGCGTTTAACGGCGGAGGCGGAGGTGGAAATCCCTTTGCCGGCGCACAGGATATCGGCGACATCTTCGGGGACATCTTCGGCGAGATGTTCAATATGGGGGGCCAGGGACGCAGGCCCTCGCGTGTCCAGCGCGGCCAGGATCTGCGCTATGACATGACGATCGAATTCGTCGAGGCGGCCTTTGGCAAAGATGCGGAGATTCAGATTCGGCGTCTGGAGGCCTGCGCGGATTGCCATGGCACAGGCACAGCCAGCGGCCGCGGTCCGGTAACCTGCCGCCAGTGCCAGGGGCGGGGCCAGGTTCGCTATCAGCAAGGATTCTTTTCGATTGCGCGGACTTGCTCGGCCTGCGGCGGTGTCGGCACGGTAATTTCCGATCCCTGCTCCACCTGCAAGGGGGACACCCGCGTGCATCGAGAGCACATGATCCAAGTCAAGATTCCGGCGGGGGTGGAAGATGGGACGCGGATCCGCTACCAGGCCGAGGGCGACGCCGGTCGATTTGGCGGGCCCAATGGCGACCTCTACATCTTCCTCACGGTAAAGCCGCACGCCTTTTTCGAACGGGATGGCAACGACCTGCACTGCATTCTGCCGATTTCGTTTCCCCAGGCTGCGCTTGGCGCCGAGTTGGATATTCCTACGCTGGAAGGCGAATCGAAGCTGAAGATTCCCGAAGGCACGCAGAGCGGCAAGGAGTTCCGCATTCGTTCCAAGGGAATTCCGTACCTGAACGAACATGGCCGCGGCGATCTCATCGTGCAGGTGATGGTGCAGACGCCGAAGAAGCTGAACAAGGTGCAGCGCGAACTGGTGCGGCAGCTTGCCGATACGCTCAAGGTGGAAAATACGCCAACCTCTCGCGGCCTGTTTGAAAAGATGAAGGAACTGTTCAGCTAA
- a CDS encoding sigma-54 dependent transcriptional regulator, giving the protein MHLLVVDEDAAVRSACCEIATRLGYAATGAAGVAAARELLRGNAIDILLLDLKAPVAAGLELLEEVKTLHPQTSVVVMTAFATVNSAVEAMRTGASDYLTKPFALDEISGVLERASERKKVDVSSRRLRERLRNQQGLGNIIGRSPEMDKLYRILSKVAQSSHPVLILGESGTGKELVARAIHANGANASKPFIPVDCGSLVPTLIESELFGYVKGAFTGANRSKDGLLASAEGGTVFLDEIGELPLDLQAKLLRALQEKEIRPVGSTTRIPINVRVLAATNRDLAGMVEQGRFRKDLYYRLNVVNLRIPPLRDRKQDIPMLAAHFLDRLSRENATTYTLSDDALRTMIAYDWPGNVRELENSIERACALSSGPTLHMGDLPTQLQEFRLQVHRTNDAGSGAAQESAAAMPEVTPLAELEKQAILSTIRQLKGDKLMAAKLLGIGKTTLYRKLKEYGITEAMATDPAD; this is encoded by the coding sequence ATGCACCTTCTCGTCGTGGATGAAGACGCTGCGGTGCGTTCCGCCTGTTGCGAAATTGCGACTCGGCTGGGTTATGCTGCGACGGGCGCTGCCGGCGTAGCTGCCGCCCGCGAACTGCTGCGTGGCAATGCCATCGACATTCTTCTGCTCGATCTGAAGGCTCCGGTCGCGGCTGGTCTTGAGCTTCTGGAAGAGGTGAAGACTCTGCATCCGCAGACCTCGGTGGTGGTGATGACCGCGTTCGCCACGGTCAACTCCGCAGTCGAGGCGATGCGCACCGGCGCGAGCGATTACCTGACCAAGCCATTTGCGCTGGATGAAATCTCCGGCGTGTTGGAACGCGCCTCGGAGCGGAAGAAGGTGGATGTATCCAGCCGCCGGTTGCGGGAGAGGCTGCGGAACCAGCAGGGGCTTGGCAACATCATCGGGCGCAGTCCGGAGATGGATAAGCTGTATCGAATTCTTTCCAAGGTCGCGCAGAGCTCGCACCCTGTCCTGATCCTGGGCGAGAGCGGCACGGGCAAGGAGCTGGTGGCGCGGGCTATCCATGCCAATGGCGCAAACGCCAGCAAGCCTTTCATCCCGGTAGATTGCGGATCGCTGGTGCCGACACTGATCGAGAGCGAGCTCTTCGGCTATGTCAAGGGAGCCTTCACGGGAGCGAACCGCTCGAAGGACGGCCTGCTTGCATCGGCAGAGGGTGGCACCGTATTCCTCGACGAGATTGGCGAGTTGCCACTTGACCTGCAGGCCAAGCTGCTGCGCGCTCTGCAGGAAAAGGAAATCCGGCCGGTTGGATCGACGACCCGCATCCCCATCAATGTCCGCGTGCTGGCAGCGACGAACCGCGACCTGGCGGGAATGGTGGAGCAGGGGCGCTTCCGCAAGGATCTGTATTACCGCCTGAATGTGGTGAACCTGAGGATCCCTCCTCTGCGCGATCGCAAGCAGGACATCCCCATGCTGGCAGCCCACTTTCTGGATCGTCTGTCCCGGGAGAACGCGACCACTTACACGTTGAGCGATGACGCCCTGCGTACGATGATCGCCTACGACTGGCCGGGGAATGTCCGGGAGTTGGAGAACTCCATTGAACGTGCCTGCGCACTCTCATCCGGTCCGACGCTGCACATGGGCGATCTGCCGACGCAGTTGCAGGAGTTCCGCCTGCAGGTGCACCGCACCAATGATGCGGGGAGCGGGGCAGCGCAGGAGTCCGCCGCCGCGATGCCTGAAGTCACTCCCCTCGCGGAGTTGGAGAAGCAGGCAATCCTTTCCACCATTCGGCAACTGAAGGGCGACAAACTGATGGCAGCCAAGCTTCTCGGCATCGGAAAGACGACGCTCTACCGCAAGCTGAAGGAGTATGGCATTACCGAAGCAATGGCAACGGACCCCGCTGATTGA
- a CDS encoding LON peptidase substrate-binding domain-containing protein, producing MRIPLFPLDVVLFPGAPLPLHIFENRYREMVAECLDGNGIFGVVRAQRGGLAVIGCTAHILRILERYSDGRMDILCEGIDRFEIETLDNSRTFLQAEVDLLPDFGETASRLNREECLGLHYEALELAGVEAIYAALNPADSISFQLAWSLPADLDFKQELLCLRSDADRTLRLLEFYKTFLPKLRRGAQASLASSRNGHVM from the coding sequence ATGAGAATCCCTTTGTTCCCGCTGGATGTGGTGCTCTTTCCAGGGGCTCCTCTCCCGCTTCATATTTTCGAAAACCGCTACCGGGAGATGGTCGCAGAATGCCTCGACGGAAACGGGATCTTCGGAGTGGTGCGGGCACAGCGGGGTGGCCTTGCGGTTATTGGATGTACGGCGCACATTCTTCGTATCCTCGAACGCTATTCCGATGGCCGGATGGACATTCTATGCGAAGGAATCGACCGCTTTGAGATCGAGACGCTGGATAACTCCCGCACTTTTCTGCAGGCGGAAGTTGATCTGCTGCCTGACTTTGGCGAGACTGCCAGCAGGCTAAACCGCGAGGAGTGCCTCGGCCTCCACTACGAGGCGCTGGAACTGGCGGGAGTGGAGGCCATATACGCGGCTCTCAATCCTGCAGATTCCATCTCATTTCAACTGGCGTGGAGCCTGCCCGCAGACCTGGACTTTAAGCAGGAACTCCTTTGTTTGCGGTCGGACGCGGACCGCACGCTGCGGCTTCTGGAGTTCTACAAGACATTTCTCCCCAAGCTCCGCCGCGGAGCGCAGGCATCTCTGGCTTCCAGCCGGAACGGCCACGTGATGTAA
- a CDS encoding VWA domain-containing protein, which yields MKRIRYTKYNGSPASEMSMEDLLQALANYLLDSGYRDPYSRFAELDGEHTLESLREALRQALESGEMLDQSLQQQLDKMVESGQLDDLIEQLIDRMEQENYISVESPLNPARPSAGQGQVGEVEGQVRFEVTDKSLDFLGFKTLRDLLGSLGKSSYGRHDTQHWATGIETSGASQLYQFGDTLNLDTTATLSSAIAREGLRMPLNIEYSDLHVHQSEYQSSCATVVLLDCSHSMILYGEDRFTPAKRVAMALSHLIRTQYPGDSLSLVLFHDSAEEMPVSQIARVKVGPYYTNTREGLRLAQRILERQRKDMKQIVMITDGKPSALTLPDGRIYKNAFGLDPLVVSETLEEVARCKRSSIMINTFMLASDLGLVQFVQKVTSMCRGKAYFTTPDTLGEYLLMDYMQRKMRTVH from the coding sequence ATGAAACGGATTCGATACACCAAGTACAACGGCAGCCCGGCATCCGAAATGAGCATGGAAGACCTGCTGCAGGCTCTCGCGAACTACCTGCTCGATTCCGGCTACCGCGATCCCTACTCCCGCTTTGCCGAACTCGACGGCGAGCACACATTGGAGAGTCTGCGGGAGGCGCTCCGCCAGGCGCTCGAATCCGGAGAAATGCTCGACCAATCCCTGCAGCAGCAGCTCGACAAGATGGTGGAGAGCGGCCAGCTCGACGATCTCATCGAACAACTCATCGACCGGATGGAGCAGGAAAACTATATCTCGGTCGAGAGCCCTCTGAATCCGGCTCGCCCATCAGCGGGGCAAGGGCAGGTCGGCGAGGTCGAAGGGCAGGTACGGTTTGAGGTTACCGACAAGAGCCTCGACTTTCTCGGCTTCAAGACGCTCCGCGATCTCCTGGGCTCGCTCGGCAAGTCCAGTTATGGCCGGCACGACACGCAGCACTGGGCTACCGGAATTGAAACCAGCGGAGCTTCCCAGCTCTATCAATTCGGAGACACGCTGAATCTGGACACGACTGCCACGCTCAGCTCGGCGATTGCACGCGAAGGCCTCCGCATGCCGCTGAACATCGAGTACAGCGATCTGCATGTACACCAGTCGGAGTATCAGAGCTCCTGCGCCACAGTGGTTCTGCTGGATTGCTCCCACTCGATGATTCTCTACGGGGAGGACCGCTTCACACCTGCAAAGCGGGTGGCTATGGCACTCTCGCATCTCATCCGCACGCAATATCCCGGAGACTCTCTTTCCCTTGTGCTCTTCCATGACTCGGCGGAGGAGATGCCCGTCTCGCAGATTGCCCGCGTCAAGGTCGGCCCCTACTACACCAACACGCGCGAGGGCCTGCGATTGGCGCAGCGTATCCTCGAACGGCAACGCAAGGATATGAAGCAGATCGTGATGATTACCGATGGGAAGCCCTCGGCCCTCACGCTGCCGGATGGACGCATCTACAAGAACGCCTTTGGGCTCGATCCGCTGGTGGTGAGCGAGACGCTGGAAGAGGTCGCCCGCTGCAAGCGCTCCAGCATCATGATCAACACCTTCATGCTGGCCTCAGACCTTGGCCTGGTGCAGTTTGTGCAGAAGGTTACGTCGATGTGCCGCGGCAAAGCCTACTTCACCACGCCCGATACGCTCGGCGAGTATCTGCTGATGGACTATATGCAAAGGAAGATGCGCACCGTGCATTAG